CCAGTACATTATCACCATTAATATACAGCGTGAACATATCTTTCTCCGCGACCAGCTTAAACCGGTACTCCTTGCCATGTTCCCAGTCGTAGCGGACGCTGATCAGCCGCTCATGTCCGAAATCCTGCCGAATGAACGAAACCGTGCCCGGACCATCGAAGCCTGCCAGATAGTGACGCATGATACCATTCGCTCTTGTAATCAGGCAATGGCTTGCACCGGAAATGGGCTTTATCGTCGCCTCCACAACCATATCGCCAGCATAATAATTGCCGGAGTAAGAGGAGCAATCGCCATCCGCCGTGCAGTGCAGCGTGCCGCCGGCAAGCTCCCACTTGCCCCTGTGATGGGAGAACGGTGTGATCGAAGCGAACTCCTTCACCTGCTTAGCAAAATCGATCGTGTAGTCCGCCGTACCAGTAATGCAGAATTGCCCGATGAACAGGCTGCCTAAGGCGCGGTTCAGGAGCGGCGAACGGCTCTCCAATATCCAGCCGATCTCGTCGATCATAGCACCCTCCGTATCCGGAAGGTCGAAGATGATGTCATTCCATTGGCCGCCCACCGGTGTGATGGTCACCAGCCGTAAGTCCTCCCGAGTATGCGTATTCCGCACATACGGCGTCAACGTAATCGGCTCGCCTTCCCACTGATCCACATAGATTTTGGCGGATACCGTCTGGCTGCTATATGCCATCGGTGCAAAGGTAGGCTTGTATTTTTCGTCATTAAATTCTTCACGTCGGTAAAAGGGCTTATAGTATATTTTGCTGTTGTCGCCCTCAACCAGTCTGTCAAAGACGACCTCCAGCGAGCCTCTTCCGTCACATACATGCTTATTAGAATGGCGAACAATAGGTGTCTTGAAGAGATTACTTGTCCGGAAGCCATGTGTTGAGCCCGGCAGATCAAAGTCAAAGTAAATCTCCCCTGGCTTCACCCGCTGAATCAATTCTTCCGGTGCCTTCTCGCCATTTAACCGGTAGCCTAGCAGTGCAAGCTCACGAGCGAAGGTTGGAAAGTCAACGAGATTCAAGTAACCGGACACGCTGGACGCAACGATAAAATCATTAATTGGCTTGCGGTAGTGCTCCGGAATGCCGTCCAGACCGCCGAACACACCGAGGATGGTTCCGACGTTGCCCGCATTGCAATCCGTATCCCAACCGCACATCGATGCGATCTCCACGGTTCTCGCGAAGTCTCCCTCACCGTACAGCAAGGCCAGTACGCACACGCCAGCATTCGGAATAATGTGGCAGACGCCTGTATATTTATCGTAGCCCCAATGGTCCTCCAAGTATTGACGGCAAGCGCGGAAGTCGGATGGATTCTCGCGGTGGAAGTTGATGACGGCATGCACGACGCGTGCATATGTAGAGTCTTCAGGAATCATACGAAGTCCTGCAGCCATGATCTCGTCCATGGAGGACGCATCGAAAGCCTTCGCGATGCAGGCTGCCATGAAGCGGGCGCCATACAAGCCGTTGCCGTCATGCGAGACACTGGCTGCTTTCTCGGCGTAATCCGCCGCCTTCTCCACCTGACCTGGGAACAAGAGTCCCCATGAATCAATGAAGATCTGGCCTCCGATCTGTTCCGCCATCTCGGTACCGTTCACTTCAATGGAGCCGGAACGCGGAGCTGGAATCCCTTTTCGCAGATTGACATAAGCCCGATGTTCCGTGCTTATATCCTCGCCGCCCCACCAGAACATGCCAATGCCTTCACGTGCATAATTGAGCCATGCTCTGCCTACATCCTCCGGCTCAAGCTCACGATCCACCGCATCGTCGTATAACGCACGGATAAAAAATACAGGCCCGTTCGCATCATCGTCGGCGGCAAAGGTATTGTATGATTTCACATAATCGCGAATATCGCCATACACATCCCGAATACGTTCATAGGTCCAGGCAACAGGCTCGATAGGTGCGCCAAGCCGTATGCCAATGTTCATCCCGATAAATCCCGCGTATACCGTCTCTACATAATTTTTAGGTATCATTTGCTCTCCCTCCTAGCCTCACAAGCTTGTCATCACTACGAATGCGGATCATACCTATGATTCCGCCTTCTCCGTTGAAGTTCATGATTCTTTTGCTCATGTAATATTAGCTCGAGATCATGCTCAATCTCGCTTCATTAATCCGAAGATCATCCTCAATAATCTTGGCAGCAACCTCGCTAAACCGGTCGGCGATCGTGCACAAGTCGAGTCGATTAACCTTATTCAGCTGCTCAATATCCTCCTTATGAATGACCTCTGAGCCGTACATGGCACCAAGGATGACACCGATCATGACCCCGATGGAGTCCGTGTCCCGTCCGGAATTGACGCCGTCCAGAATCGAACGGTAATATTCCCCTTCGTTTAGGACCATAAAGGCAAGTGCCATCGGCAGCTCCTCAATCGACCATAGGCGGCTTGGTGTGTAATGATGGCTTGGAATGCCGACCTTGTCGATATGACGGCTAACATCATCGCCCATCGGAGAATATTTCATCATAATCGACTGAAACACATTGATTACTTTGTCCATATCATCCCGTTCCTGCCGCAGTTTGCGGGCCGCTTCCGTCAGCTCGTGAATGGCTGCTTTTGTCCCGTCTTTTGCTAGGCTGATCGCGGTATCAACAATGTCATCCACCGTCACACCAAGCTCAAAAGCTTTGGCAACGCAAGCTGCCAGGACCCCTGCCGCCTCCAGCCCGTAGCTGCTCTGATGACCCATCGCGAACAGAATCGCTTCGTCATAAGCAGCCTTGGGATGGCCTGCATTAACAATCCCAATCGGGGCGATGTACATCGCCGCCCCGCAGTTTACCATATTCCCGATGCCGCCTTCTCTCGGGTCGCAGTTCGCAAGCACATGGCGCATGAAGATATATTTTTCAGGGTAGAACAAACGGTCAATAATGAACGTCTCTTGATTCAGTTCGGGTACGAACGTTTTGCGAAAGGCGATCTCTTTTACGAATTCATTGCCCATATCATAAGCGTCCAAATGTCTGCCCTCAGTGAGGTACACATTCATAAGTGCAATGGTCATGAGCGTATCGTCCGTGACAATACCGTCGCCTCTTACCCGGCCGAGCCTCGCGTCTGCATGTAAATCCATCTTGTGCCATCTTGTTATCAGAGACTCCACCCGGCCATATTTTGATTTAATCTCCCCGTACGTTAGCTTCTCAATCGGTGCTCCCATTGCATCTCCGAGCGCGGTAGAGATCACCACGCCCCTTACCCGGTCACGAAACGAAGTCATAGTCATTAAGCTCCTTACTTGATGTTTTCGTTAGCATACTTCGTAATTTCTGCTCCGCCAGCCGCATTCCATGCCTCTACAAATTGATCGAACTGGGACAGATCTTTCTTGCCTGTAATAAAGTCCGTTGAATATTCCTTATACAGATTGTTCATCGCATCCCAGTTGGCTGTGAACTGCTCGGGAATGATGAAGTTATTATCTTCCGTATAAAAATCGGTCGCCAATTTCAGCGATTCTGTTCCCGGCTCTCCTAGCAGCGGCGTTTTAAGCGGGGTATCCGCCTTCATCTCCGTCGGTTCCCAGAAACGTGCATACCATTCGCTATAATATTTCTCATTCAGTTCAATCTTGCCATCGGCAACAGTGTAATGTTCATTCTCGAAACCGAGTCGATCCAGCATTTGCCCCTTCGGACTTGCCAGATAATCAAAGACCTTGAAAGCAACATCTTTATGCGGCGACTGTGTAGAAATAGCAAGCCCTCGTGATTCCTTCGTAACGTCGGTTGCGCCAAATCCTTGGGCTTCACCCTTAGCAGGCGGCAGCACGATCAGATTTGCATCATCCCCGCCCAGTTCCTGCATTCTGCCATTGTATAAATCAATGATTTTACCAGCTGTACCCGTAATAACAGCTGCATCACCTTTATAGAAGGCATCTTCCTTCGTATCCCACTGCTTTGTAATAAACTGCGGGTCAAGCAATCCTTCCTTGTAAAGCTTGTTATAGAAGGTCAGCTTTTCCTTCTCTTTTTGAGATACTTTAGAGTATTCATAAGTTCCGTCATCCTTCTTCAGCCAAGTCGTATCAAGACCGAAGGCGGTATTAAAAATAAAGTTGATCTCCGTAATATCTCCCGCTGCTGTCAGGGCATAGCTCGGCTTTCCTTTTCCCGGCTTCTTCTCCACCAATTCCTTAAAGAAGGCGTAATAGTTGTCTACAGTCGGGTCATCCATTAGCGCTTTGGAGCTTTCCATCGAATTAAACCAATCAGCACGGACGACCGGAGTTTTCGGAGCAAGCGGCTTAATCCACAGCAAGTACGGATAACTCTCCATCCGCGTTATGTTGTGCGGCTCAATGATGTCTTTAATGTAAGTTGAACTTTCAATGTACGGAGTCAAATCCTCCAGCAGCCCTTGATCAGAGATTTGTTGGTCACCGCCCTGGAAGTAAATAATATCCGGAATGGTGCCGCCAAGCAGAAGGAGGTTCAAGTTCTCTGCATAACTACCTTGTGCCAAATCTACAAGCTCAAACTTCACGTTTAATCCTTCGTCTTCCGCAAGTGATTTCTCCAGTGTTTCAAAGAATTTAACGGAGACAGGGTTCACCGTTCCTTCATCCTTGTACACGATCTTCAATGTAACCGGATCACTGTTTACCTCAGGTTTGGTACTCCCAGGCTCTGGCTGACTCGCACCTGGCGAGGTCGATTTCGATGTACATGCAGACATGACCATAACCAGCATGGCAACGATTAATAACAGGCTTACCTTTTTCATGTTCATTTTTCTCCCCTTTTTTGAATTTGAACATCATAGCTGCCACTAAGCTGCCCTTCCCCGTTTAATCCTTGACCCCTCCTTCCAGTTCACCTTTAGCGTAGTATTTCAAAATGAAAGGATATAGGAATAGCAGCGGCACAATCGCAATCATAATCGTACCTGCCTGCAGGGAAGCAAAATCAAAGTTAATCGCGCTGTCAAACATATTCTGGTTTCCAATCAATGAGGTATTGTCCTTACGAACAACAAACTGTCTCAAGACAACCTGCAGCGGCCATTTGCTTGGGTCTGAAATGTAGAGGGTTGCTCTGAAATATTCATTCCAGTGATACACTCCATAGAACAATCCCAATGTCGCGAGCCCTGGCTTCGACAGCGGCAGGATAATCTGGCTGTACAATCGGAAATGACCTGCGCCATCGATTCGGGAGGCCTCCAGGATTTCCTCCGGAATATCCTGAATGAACCGCATTAGAATAAAGAGATAATACACATTGATGGCTTTATACAGTATCAGTGAAGTAAGCGTGTTCATAAGTCCGAGATCCTTGACCAGCAGGTACTCGGGAATCATCCCTGGCTCGAACACCATAATGACGATGAGAAAAAACAACACTACTTTTTTACCAATAAATTCGGTTCTAGCCAGCACGTAGGCTGCCATGGAGGTAAGTAGCAGATTTAGAAACGTACCTGCGACGGTAATCCAGACCGAGTTCAGAATACTTCCCGTGATCATTGGATTGGATAATAAAAGTTGATAGTTGATCGTTGAGAACCCTTTAGGAATGAGATCCAGTCCGCTCATCAGATGGACCTTGCCTGGATCTGTCAGAGACAGCGCCAGCAGATTCAGGAGAGGAACCAGTACCATGAGTGTGAACACAAATAGCATCAGATATATGACAATTTTAGAAAACTCCAGCCGTCTCATCGTAAATCCCTCCTTTACCAGACACCCTTACCCGAGATGCGTTTCGATATAAAATGCGTACCCAGGATAAGAACGATACCGATAACGCCCTTAAACAAGCTAGCTGCAGTGGCGTAAGCAAACTGTCCGTTTCCGATACCAATTCGGTAAACATAGGTGTCCAGAATGTCCACC
Above is a window of Paenibacillus uliginis N3/975 DNA encoding:
- a CDS encoding ADP-ribosylglycohydrolase family protein; this translates as MIPKNYVETVYAGFIGMNIGIRLGAPIEPVAWTYERIRDVYGDIRDYVKSYNTFAADDDANGPVFFIRALYDDAVDRELEPEDVGRAWLNYAREGIGMFWWGGEDISTEHRAYVNLRKGIPAPRSGSIEVNGTEMAEQIGGQIFIDSWGLLFPGQVEKAADYAEKAASVSHDGNGLYGARFMAACIAKAFDASSMDEIMAAGLRMIPEDSTYARVVHAVINFHRENPSDFRACRQYLEDHWGYDKYTGVCHIIPNAGVCVLALLYGEGDFARTVEIASMCGWDTDCNAGNVGTILGVFGGLDGIPEHYRKPINDFIVASSVSGYLNLVDFPTFARELALLGYRLNGEKAPEELIQRVKPGEIYFDFDLPGSTHGFRTSNLFKTPIVRHSNKHVCDGRGSLEVVFDRLVEGDNSKIYYKPFYRREEFNDEKYKPTFAPMAYSSQTVSAKIYVDQWEGEPITLTPYVRNTHTREDLRLVTITPVGGQWNDIIFDLPDTEGAMIDEIGWILESRSPLLNRALGSLFIGQFCITGTADYTIDFAKQVKEFASITPFSHHRGKWELAGGTLHCTADGDCSSYSGNYYAGDMVVEATIKPISGASHCLITRANGIMRHYLAGFDGPGTVSFIRQDFGHERLISVRYDWEHGKEYRFKLVAEKDMFTLYINGDNVLECKDASFDHGMFGFGCLEQGENEISDVRVHAEMKP
- a CDS encoding ADP-ribosylglycohydrolase family protein yields the protein MTSFRDRVRGVVISTALGDAMGAPIEKLTYGEIKSKYGRVESLITRWHKMDLHADARLGRVRGDGIVTDDTLMTIALMNVYLTEGRHLDAYDMGNEFVKEIAFRKTFVPELNQETFIIDRLFYPEKYIFMRHVLANCDPREGGIGNMVNCGAAMYIAPIGIVNAGHPKAAYDEAILFAMGHQSSYGLEAAGVLAACVAKAFELGVTVDDIVDTAISLAKDGTKAAIHELTEAARKLRQERDDMDKVINVFQSIMMKYSPMGDDVSRHIDKVGIPSHHYTPSRLWSIEELPMALAFMVLNEGEYYRSILDGVNSGRDTDSIGVMIGVILGAMYGSEVIHKEDIEQLNKVNRLDLCTIADRFSEVAAKIIEDDLRINEARLSMISS
- a CDS encoding extracellular solute-binding protein, with the protein product MKKVSLLLIVAMLVMVMSACTSKSTSPGASQPEPGSTKPEVNSDPVTLKIVYKDEGTVNPVSVKFFETLEKSLAEDEGLNVKFELVDLAQGSYAENLNLLLLGGTIPDIIYFQGGDQQISDQGLLEDLTPYIESSTYIKDIIEPHNITRMESYPYLLWIKPLAPKTPVVRADWFNSMESSKALMDDPTVDNYYAFFKELVEKKPGKGKPSYALTAAGDITEINFIFNTAFGLDTTWLKKDDGTYEYSKVSQKEKEKLTFYNKLYKEGLLDPQFITKQWDTKEDAFYKGDAAVITGTAGKIIDLYNGRMQELGGDDANLIVLPPAKGEAQGFGATDVTKESRGLAISTQSPHKDVAFKVFDYLASPKGQMLDRLGFENEHYTVADGKIELNEKYYSEWYARFWEPTEMKADTPLKTPLLGEPGTESLKLATDFYTEDNNFIIPEQFTANWDAMNNLYKEYSTDFITGKKDLSQFDQFVEAWNAAGGAEITKYANENIK
- a CDS encoding carbohydrate ABC transporter permease — translated: MRRLEFSKIVIYLMLFVFTLMVLVPLLNLLALSLTDPGKVHLMSGLDLIPKGFSTINYQLLLSNPMITGSILNSVWITVAGTFLNLLLTSMAAYVLARTEFIGKKVVLFFLIVIMVFEPGMIPEYLLVKDLGLMNTLTSLILYKAINVYYLFILMRFIQDIPEEILEASRIDGAGHFRLYSQIILPLSKPGLATLGLFYGVYHWNEYFRATLYISDPSKWPLQVVLRQFVVRKDNTSLIGNQNMFDSAINFDFASLQAGTIMIAIVPLLFLYPFILKYYAKGELEGGVKD